The following proteins are encoded in a genomic region of Pseudomonas sp. Os17:
- a CDS encoding glycerophosphodiester phosphodiesterase gives MTLIYGHRGAKGEAPENTLTSFQECLKHGVRRCELDLHLSMDGELMVIHDPTLKRTTDRRGKVVEHSAAELVTYDARKGGPGWVSPCPIPRLEELFEKCDFEHWQLEVKSASRTRAATTVLAIREMAQRFGLLDKVTVTSSSREVLKAAVELTPDLSRGLVAEYAWLDPLKVAQSYGCEILALNWTLCTPERLQRAQRQGLHVSVWTVNEPALMRRLADFGVDSLITDFPGLASATLENY, from the coding sequence GTGACCCTGATCTATGGCCATCGCGGCGCTAAAGGCGAAGCACCGGAAAACACCCTGACCAGCTTTCAGGAATGTCTCAAGCACGGCGTGCGCCGTTGCGAGCTCGACCTGCACCTGTCCATGGACGGCGAGTTGATGGTGATTCACGACCCGACCCTCAAGCGCACCACCGACCGGCGCGGCAAGGTGGTGGAGCATTCCGCCGCCGAGCTGGTGACCTACGACGCGCGCAAGGGCGGCCCGGGCTGGGTCAGCCCCTGCCCCATTCCACGCCTTGAAGAGCTGTTCGAGAAATGCGACTTCGAGCACTGGCAGCTGGAAGTCAAGAGCGCCTCACGCACCCGCGCCGCTACGACGGTGCTGGCGATTCGGGAAATGGCCCAACGCTTCGGCCTGCTGGACAAGGTCACCGTGACCTCAAGCTCGCGGGAAGTGCTGAAAGCGGCGGTCGAACTGACCCCGGACCTGTCTCGCGGACTGGTCGCCGAGTACGCCTGGCTCGACCCGTTGAAGGTCGCCCAGAGCTACGGCTGCGAGATTCTTGCGCTGAACTGGACCCTGTGCACCCCGGAGCGACTGCAAAGGGCGCAGCGTCAGGGCCTGCATGTGTCGGTGTGGACGGTCAACGAGCCCGCGCTGATGCGCAGGCTCGCCGACTTCGGCGTAGATAGCCTGATTACAGACTTTCCCGGTTTGGCCAGCGCCACTCTCGAGAATTACTGA
- a CDS encoding PilZ domain-containing protein: MSTLDEEDRREYYRIEDAIALEISPLSAHDAASKEVLQDESPLFNLLSELHLSEFESQHLLRQVSERDRTLASYLKAMNKRIDLLSQVVAQTVFGKFGEPQRVILSEGGIEFNHHLSYAKGSHLAVKLLLMPQALGLLLRAKVIHCEPQSFGTFEIGTEFEALTDAQRQLLARYILQKQAQQRRQAREQSDPAAG, encoded by the coding sequence ATGTCGACATTAGATGAAGAAGATCGCCGCGAATACTACCGTATCGAGGACGCGATCGCACTGGAAATTAGCCCCTTGTCCGCCCACGACGCGGCGAGCAAGGAAGTGTTGCAGGATGAGTCCCCGCTGTTCAATCTGCTCAGCGAACTGCACCTGAGCGAATTCGAATCCCAGCACCTGCTGCGCCAGGTCAGCGAGCGGGATCGCACCCTGGCCAGCTACCTCAAGGCCATGAACAAACGCATCGACCTGCTCAGCCAAGTGGTGGCGCAGACCGTATTCGGCAAGTTCGGCGAACCACAGCGGGTGATCCTTTCCGAGGGTGGCATCGAGTTCAACCACCACCTGAGCTACGCCAAGGGCAGCCACCTGGCCGTGAAACTGCTGCTGATGCCCCAGGCCCTGGGCCTGCTGCTGCGGGCCAAGGTCATCCACTGCGAGCCCCAGAGTTTCGGTACCTTCGAGATCGGCACCGAATTCGAAGCATTGACCGACGCCCAACGCCAGCTGCTGGCACGCTATATCCTGCAAAAACAGGCCCAGCAACGCCGCCAGGCCCGGGAGCAGAGCGACCCCGCCGCCGGTTGA